In one window of Scylla paramamosain isolate STU-SP2022 chromosome 38, ASM3559412v1, whole genome shotgun sequence DNA:
- the LOC135091685 gene encoding gem-associated protein 6-like, which produces MEGKGHTHKIFSGDPVHQHSLIHRRVSVTTSDLKEHTGWVYTIDPVSESVILVNFIGEKKEVTIVLGYNIKSLTPLDDTPPPGLADAVDSIFKKEQVHYSSQEVTARREAMCVWLADNRVPYTVNEDMVIQVLQVALIRPPYDASGVECHNEVVLDKVMRLVQQAPINTSG; this is translated from the exons ATGGAGGGCAAAGGTCACACTCACAAGATCTTCTCAGGTGACCCAGTGCACCAACACTCCCTCATCCACCGCCGGGTCAGTGTCACTACCTCTGACCTGAAGGAGCACACAGGCTGGGTGTACACTATTGACCCGGTTTCAGAGAG CGTAATCTTGGTAAACTTTATTGGTGAAAAGAAGGAGGTGACCATCGTGTTAGGCTACAACATCAAGAGCCTGACACCCCTGGATGACACCCCTCCCCCAGGCCTTGCTGATGCTGTGGACTCCATCTTCAAGAAGGAGCAG GTGCACTACAGCAGCCAGGAGGTGACGGCAAGACGAGAGgccatgtgtgtgtggcttGCAGACAACAGGGTTCCCTACACTGTGAACGAAGACATGGTCATACAG GTGCTACAGGTGGCACTGATTCGGCCACCGTATGATGCCAGTGGAGTGGAGTGCCACAATGAGGTTGTGCTGGACAAGGTCATGAGGCTGGTCCAGCAGGCACCCATCAACACCTCAGGATGA
- the LOC135091687 gene encoding V-type proton ATPase subunit B, translating into MTSVGHMEHVAAVQRDYIAQPRLCYKTVTGVNGPLVILDDVKFPKFAEIVNLHLADGTERKGQVLEVSGSKAVVQVFEGTSGVDAKHTVCEFTGDILRTPVSEDMLGRVFNGSGKPIDQGPSVLAEDFLDIQGQPINPWSRTYPEEMIQTGISSIDVMNSIARGQKIPIFSAAGLPHNEIAAQICRQAGLVKLPSKGVHDDHKDNFAIVFAAMGVNMETARFFKQDFEENGSMENVCLFLNLANDPTIERIITPRLALTTAEYLAYQCEKHVLIILTDMSSYAEALREVSAAREEVPGRRGFPGYMYTDLATIYERAGRVEGRQGSITQIPILTMPNDDITHPIPDLTGYITEGQIYVERQLHNRQIYPPINVLPSLSRLMKSAIGEGMTRKDHSDVSNQLYACYAIAKDLQAMKAVVGEEALTADDLLYLEFLAKFEKSFISQGSYMKRTIFESLDIGWQLLRIFPKEMLKRIPASTLAEFYPRDRPQ; encoded by the exons ATGACAAGTGTAGGCCACATGGAGCACGTTGCCGCCGTGCAGCGCGACTACATAGCACAGCCGCGCCTCTGCTACAAGACCGTCACTGGCGTCAACGGTCCGCTGGTCATTCTGGATGATGTCAAGTTCCCCAAGTTTGCCGAGATCGTCAACCTCCACCTGGCGGACGGCACGGAGCGCAAGGGGCAGGTGCTGGAGGTCAGCGGTTCCAAAGCTGTGGTGCAG GTGTTTGAGGGAACGTCAGGTGTAGATGCCAAGCACACCGTCTGTGAGTTCACCGGTGACATCCTCAGGACCCCCGTGTCTGAGGACATGTTGGGCCGAGTGTTCAACGGGTCTGGCAAGCCCATTGACCAGGGCCCCTCAGTGCTGGCAGAAGACTTCCTTGACATCCAGG GCCAGCCCATCAACCCCTGGTCCCGCACGTACCCCGAGGAGATGATCCAGACTGGCATCTCCTCCATTGATGTCATGAACTCCATTGCCAG AGGGCAGAAGATCCCTATTTTCTCTGCTGCCGGTCTTCCCCACAACGAAATCGCTGCCCAGATCTGTCGTCAAGCTGGTCTGGTCAAGCTGCCCAGCAAAGGAGTGCATGATGACCACAAGGACAACTTTGCCATTGTGTTCGCTGCCATGGGTGTCAACATGGAAACTGCCAGGTTCTTCAAGCAG GACTTTGAGGAGAACGGCTCCATGGAGAATGTGTGTCTCTTCCTCAACCTGGCCAATGATCCAACCATCGAGCGTATCATCACCCCGCGCCTCGCCCTCACCACCGCTGAGTACCTTGCCTACCAGTGTGAGAAGCACGTGCTCATCATCCTCACTGACATGTCTTCCTATGCTGAGGCTCTGCGTGAG GTGTCAGCAGCCCGAGAGGAGGTGCCTGGCCGTCGTGGTTTCCCTGGTTACATGTACACTGACTTGGCCACCATCTATGAGCGTGCTGGCAGAGTGGAGGGTCGTCAGGGCTCCATCACACAGATCCCCATTCTTACTATGCCTAACGATG ATATCACTCATCCTATCCCTGATCTCACTGGCTACATCACTGAGGGGCAGATCTACGTGGAGCGTCAGCTACACAACCGTCAGATCTATCCTCCCATCAACGTGCTGCCTTCTCTCTCCCGACTCATGAAGTCTGCCATCGGTGAGGGCATGACCCGCAAGGACCATTCGGACGTGTCCAACCAGCTGTATGCCTGCTATGCCATTGCCAAGGACCTGCAGGCCATGAAGGCTGTGGTGGGTGAAGAGGCTCTCACAGCTGATGATTTGCTGTACCTGGAGTTCTTGGCCAAGTTTGAGAAGTCCTTCATCTCTCAAGGCTCGTACATGAAGCGCACCATCTTTGAGTCCCTGGACATTGGGTGGCAGCTGCTGCGTATCTTCCCCAAGGAGATGCTGAAGCGTATTCCGGCCTCCACGCTGGCCGAGTTCTACCCCCGAGACCGACCACAGTAA